A genomic segment from Estrella lausannensis encodes:
- a CDS encoding DUF692 domain-containing protein codes for MKRQEIPNLGIGIGLRPFHYNDIFTLKPAIDWFEIISENYMVEGGAPLKNLERIMEHYPVVQHGVSLGIGSPAPLDYDYLKRLKKLTKITKTPWVSDHLCWGRRPGAHYHDLLPLPYKKEVVKYVAERAAIVQDFLELPFALENLSSYVAFVDDEMPEWEFYSEVVEKADVFMMLDVNNVYVSSRNHGFEAEEYIKNIPMERVIQMHIAGHTDHGDYILDTHDNYVKDDVWKLYEMVYQKTGGVSTLLEWDDNFVSFEETWQEALKARQYQSSLPTKTKNEPRCALTC; via the coding sequence ATGAAACGACAAGAGATCCCCAACTTAGGGATAGGCATAGGACTACGCCCCTTCCACTACAATGATATTTTCACCTTAAAACCCGCCATCGACTGGTTCGAGATCATCAGCGAAAACTACATGGTCGAAGGCGGCGCGCCCCTCAAAAACCTGGAGAGGATCATGGAGCACTACCCCGTTGTGCAGCATGGAGTCTCCCTGGGAATAGGCAGTCCGGCCCCTCTGGATTACGACTATCTCAAACGTTTAAAGAAACTGACGAAGATCACGAAAACACCCTGGGTTTCCGACCATCTCTGCTGGGGACGAAGGCCCGGCGCCCATTATCATGACCTCCTACCGCTCCCCTACAAAAAAGAGGTCGTTAAATATGTCGCCGAAAGGGCCGCCATTGTCCAGGACTTCCTTGAGCTGCCTTTCGCCCTGGAAAACCTCTCGTCCTATGTCGCTTTTGTCGATGATGAGATGCCGGAGTGGGAATTCTATTCCGAAGTTGTCGAGAAAGCAGACGTCTTCATGATGTTAGACGTCAATAACGTCTACGTTTCATCCAGAAATCACGGGTTTGAGGCCGAAGAGTACATAAAAAACATCCCGATGGAAAGAGTGATCCAGATGCATATCGCGGGCCACACCGACCATGGAGACTATATCCTAGACACTCATGATAATTACGTGAAAGACGATGTTTGGAAACTCTACGAGATGGTCTACCAAAAAACAGGAGGAGTCTCCACCTTGCTCGAATGGGATGATAACTTCGTCTCTTTCGAAGAGACTTGGCAGGAGGCATTGAAGGCCAGACAATATCAGTCCTCGCTTCCAACTAAAACAAAAAATGAACCCCGGTGCGCACTCACATGCTAA
- a CDS encoding DNA-binding domain-containing protein: MLKDVESPASLTKLQAWFGNVITQPIDESSSINPLAPSGKPIEEEAKAFIKPSKTLSPKERMQIYNQQYWWRLLNIMHENFPLVTRLFGYYDFNQTIAIPYLEKHPPGHWSLAVLGETLPQWIEEKYQEDDKALVLDAARLDWAFNMSFSARELKPIDIIKATTEEEGGRLLTEKVMLQPHLFLLELKYDLIPFRSALLKEDGDHFVDHDFPKLKKQKKHLVIYRTPAMFIEWKEISAEESVILGRFREGRSIEDVCSWLETQQGPLLAEAEKNLLHWFHEWTALNWIGLVKSS, encoded by the coding sequence ATGCTAAAAGATGTGGAATCCCCCGCCTCACTCACTAAACTTCAGGCGTGGTTTGGGAATGTGATAACCCAGCCGATCGATGAATCAAGCAGCATCAATCCGCTGGCACCTTCCGGAAAACCGATTGAAGAGGAGGCTAAAGCTTTCATCAAGCCCAGCAAAACGCTCTCTCCCAAAGAGCGCATGCAGATCTACAATCAGCAGTACTGGTGGCGGCTTCTCAATATCATGCATGAAAATTTTCCCTTAGTCACACGCCTCTTCGGTTACTATGACTTCAACCAGACAATTGCCATTCCCTACCTCGAAAAACACCCCCCTGGCCACTGGTCTTTGGCAGTACTGGGAGAGACATTACCTCAATGGATAGAAGAGAAGTATCAAGAAGATGACAAAGCCCTTGTACTAGACGCAGCGCGGCTCGACTGGGCATTCAACATGAGTTTTTCGGCACGGGAACTCAAGCCGATTGATATTATCAAAGCGACAACAGAGGAAGAAGGAGGCCGTCTGCTGACTGAAAAAGTGATGCTCCAGCCTCACCTCTTTCTACTAGAATTAAAGTACGACCTGATTCCTTTCCGCAGTGCCCTCTTGAAAGAGGATGGCGATCATTTTGTGGACCACGACTTTCCCAAACTGAAAAAGCAAAAGAAGCATCTCGTTATCTACAGAACACCGGCTATGTTCATCGAATGGAAAGAGATCTCTGCCGAAGAGAGCGTGATTCTTGGAAGATTCAGGGAAGGCAGATCCATTGAAGATGTCTGCAGCTGGCTCGAAACTCAGCAAGGCCCTCTTCTGGCGGAAGCGGAGAAAAACCTTCTGCACTGGTTTCATGAGTGGACAGCGCTTAACTGGATCGGGCTGGTGAAATCCTCTTGA
- a CDS encoding MFS transporter encodes MRPLTALNLTQFFGAFNDNLFKFALVFLFIDIEGKEKSHEILSLASALFVLPFILLGAPAGQLTDKYSKSRFITLTALLELGIISAAFFGVAYRLKGLSFFLLFMMSVQSALFGPAKYGIIPELVAPQDISRANGVITSSTFLAIIFGSGAASLILDLSGNNYTLLMLIAILISTLGVAASLFIPHTAPAKHDGHFDPFIFRTIRHALSGMKERGHVLTAALASAYFLFIASYMQLNMIPFAVESLSLDPTAGGYLFFLTSLGIASGAYAVGNYSAGRVHLDWVAPSCMLVGAALILLDLLSNHLWLELILLPLAGFFGGIYQIPIDAYIQVASPKEKRGLYIGTTSLLGFVGVLVSSVLIYGLKEWVGFAADQGFTLMGIVTVLVGIILRGYLKLPRT; translated from the coding sequence TTGAGACCGCTCACCGCATTAAATCTGACGCAGTTTTTCGGTGCTTTCAACGATAATCTGTTTAAATTCGCTTTGGTGTTTCTCTTTATCGATATCGAGGGGAAAGAAAAAAGCCACGAAATCTTAAGCTTGGCATCCGCCCTGTTTGTCTTGCCCTTCATTCTCCTGGGCGCTCCGGCGGGCCAGCTTACAGACAAATACAGCAAAAGCCGGTTTATCACACTCACCGCCCTTCTGGAACTAGGCATCATCTCTGCGGCATTTTTTGGAGTCGCCTATCGGCTAAAAGGGCTATCGTTTTTCCTTCTCTTCATGATGAGCGTCCAAAGCGCCCTGTTTGGCCCCGCCAAATACGGCATCATTCCCGAGTTGGTTGCTCCACAGGACATTTCAAGGGCCAACGGAGTGATCACGTCCTCCACCTTTTTGGCCATTATCTTTGGGAGCGGAGCTGCATCGCTGATATTAGACCTCTCAGGAAATAACTATACCCTCTTGATGCTGATTGCCATCTTAATCTCCACCTTGGGAGTTGCCGCCTCGCTTTTCATCCCTCATACGGCTCCGGCCAAGCACGATGGCCATTTCGACCCGTTCATCTTCCGCACCATAAGGCACGCCCTGTCAGGGATGAAAGAGAGAGGCCATGTCCTTACGGCAGCCCTGGCATCAGCCTATTTCCTCTTCATAGCCTCCTACATGCAGCTTAATATGATTCCCTTCGCGGTCGAGTCTCTCTCTCTTGATCCAACAGCCGGGGGCTACCTTTTCTTTCTCACTTCTCTGGGGATTGCTTCGGGCGCCTATGCAGTGGGGAATTACTCCGCCGGCAGGGTACATCTCGATTGGGTCGCCCCTTCCTGCATGTTGGTTGGAGCCGCTCTCATCTTACTTGATTTGCTATCGAATCATCTGTGGCTGGAGTTAATCCTCTTGCCGCTAGCAGGCTTTTTTGGCGGAATTTACCAAATTCCGATCGATGCCTACATCCAAGTGGCCAGTCCAAAAGAAAAAAGAGGGCTATATATCGGCACGACAAGCCTTCTCGGGTTCGTTGGAGTGCTGGTTTCTTCTGTGTTGATCTATGGACTGAAAGAGTGGGTGGGGTTTGCGGCAGATCAAGGGTTTACCTTGATGGGAATCGTGACTGTCTTAGTCGGTATTATTCTTCGGGGCTATTTAAAACTTCCCCGGACGTAA